The genomic region TCATTTCCCTTATCAATTGCGGGGATGGCCCAGCCCGGCACGGCGATGGATTGCTAATCCATTGGTCTCTGACCTCGGGAGTTCAAATCTCCCTCCCCGCGCTAATTATTAGCAATGTTGTTAAAACAAGTAAAAACTTAGACCAATTTTCATTTACAAAAAAAAAACAAAATAAAAAAAGAAAGAAAAATTATTGTTTTATAGAATGAGTGGAGTTTATTGGTATACCTGTTACAAAAAATAATCCAACTCTTTCTATAATCTCTGGCTGAGGATTAATAGAAATTTGGAGTAAATCATCATATATCTCTTTTGGCATAGTATACAAAATTTGTGCATAGCTACCTAGGTTTGTTGGATAAAACCACATTTGCTCCCAATATTCTATGAGGTCCATTGCCTCTTTGTCTGTTAAACCTCTTTCTATAAGAGAATTGAATATCCCACTGGTTTCATAAGAGGCGTAATCGTTTAATGGAACCGTCATACTTGTTTCTTCGCCACTTTCTAAAGTGTCAATGTATACATAAGTTAAGCCACGTTGCCACATAGATACGTTGGTTGAGTAACCATAGATAAAGAAAATATCAGAGATTCGATAATCGGCAACATTCTTTAGATAGAATGTAACATTAACACCATCATCAACAACATATGCGATGATTCCCTGTGAAACATTGATTTGACATTCATAGAACAGATAATCGTAAACTGTTCCATTTGGAGCCACAACTGAATTATTCACAATGTCGATAGTCCAACCGATACCACCATCGGTAGTAATCGCATCAGGTATAGTTACAAGAATATCTCCATTGAAATTTACCTCAATAACTACGTTTGAAATATTTTCATCATAATGGAAGTAAATAACTGGTTTCTTTACAAACACCGGCCCTTCAAAGGGATTGGTAACTACATTAACAATATTAGAATTGTATTCTTGACAGAATACGCCCCATTCATGAACCTCAAACCCAGCCAAAATGCCATCTTGGGATGAGAGCGTAACACATCCAGTTATTACCGCACCTATCACGATTGTGGCGATTATCAGTAGCGTCATTATCATCATATTTTTGTTTATTTTCATTTTAATCACAAAATAGTGATTTATCTTAGAAGGTATATATAGGGTTGGAAAATGTATGGACTTTTCCTTACAAAAACAGATAACTTTTAAAGAATTATAAACAATATAATAATTGTGTGAATATGCCAAAAGTCACATTAAACCTTAATGACTTTAAAGCGCTCGCTTCTGAGGTACGGCTGGATATTCTTAGAACTCTCGATGGTAAAAAATTGAGTTTAAATGAAATAGAAACTGCCACAAAACTACACAAAATGACACTGCACGAACATTTGTCAAAACTTGTTGAATCAGGTTTTGTAAACAAAATTGAAAGGGAAGGACACAAATGGGTGTACTATAAACTATCGTGGAAGGGAGAAAGCTTAATCCATCCTGAAAATACAAAGATAGTAATATTATTCAGTACCACTTTTATTACCTTATTTCTTGGTATAATAGGTTTAATACATATCGTGCAAAATATAACAGCATCTCAAATTTCCCACACTATAATCACAAAGGGACCTACACAAGATATAAGCTCATCAACAGGTTTGTTTTTTGGTTCAGATCCTATATTGATATATGTTACAATTATCTGCCTAATACTCTTTATAATCTTTATGATAATCTCTTTATGGAGATACAAAAAAAATAAAATACCAAAACTATGACACTTGTAAAAATCACAGTTTTTTAGGTTTTTAAATCGCTTTCATATCAATAAACTACAAAAACTCAAATTTTTTACTGGTAAAATGGGGTTCAAATCTCCCTCCCCATGTAAAAATAGATACAAATCAAATATTTTTTACCATATAGGGGCCTTCACGCTCATAACCCAAACGCCTGTAGTAATTTCTTGTTCCTATACCTGCTAGCACTATGATTTTATTTGCATTAAACTCTTCCTTTGAAATCCTCTCGCCTTCTTGCATCAAACGCTCACCCCAACCTCTATGTTGCCATTCGTTTTTTTCAGCATCTGAACCAACCTGAACAAGAGGCCCATACACATGCAATTCACGTACCAACATAGATCGTTTGTTTTTTACTTCCAGTCTATGAGCTTTTTCAGAAGGATATCTAAGCCTGAGCAGCCCAATCAAGACATCTTGTTTAACATCTTCAAATGAAAGAAAGATTTCCTCACCCTCAGAAGCCTTGTATCTATCAACCACAAGTTTTACATCAGTTTTATTAGATATGCGTTTAGATTTATATTGAACGTGCCCAACCTCACGACAGCGTATGCACTTGCAATGAACTTTTTTTTTCTTCATTTGTTTCTGCACAAGTAAACGCAAGTCCCCAAGTTTGACTCCCTCAGCAATCTTGTTAGCTGGTATATCCCGCTGGATACGCTGGATTCTAACCCATCTTGGCACCCGCTTTTTAATTTGAATAATAAGTTCAATTATTTCATCTAATGAATACGGTTTGTAATCACCTTGTTTCCACATGTTATAGAGTTTTGTGCCAGGCATTACAAGCGTTGGGTAAATCTTGATGGCATCTGGTTTAAACCTATCATCACAAAAAATCGTTTCAAAAGCTTTCAGATCTCGGTCAAAATTAGAACCAATTAAACCAGGCATCATATGATAAATCACTGCGAAACCAGAGTCCTTAGCAATCCTTGTAGCCTCAACCACATCCTTAACAGTATGACCGCGGTTAACGAGTTTATAAACATCATCATAAACAGATTGCACACCAAGCTCAACACGTGTTGCTCCAAGACGAAGCATAAAATCAACATGAGACTCCTTAAAACAATCAGGTCTTGTCTCAATAGTTATATCACTATTCCTAATAGAAGCATTCTCTGCAGCAACTTGAGCCTGTTCAATTGTTTTAGCATCAGCACCCGACATCGCATTCAAACACTGAGTAACAAACCACTCAAGATAATCAACTGGGTAAGCGGTTATAGTGCCACCAAAAATTATCAACTCCACTTTGTCAACAGCATGACCCATTATCTTAAACTGTTCAATTCTACTTTTAACCTGTTTATAAGGATCAAAATCGTTCTCAAATGCTCTACGACCCGCAGGCTCACTACCAGTGTAACTCTGAGGTGTACCAAAACATGGGCCACCAGGACAATAAACACAAGGATCATCCTTGGGACAAGGAAAAGGCTTAGGCATAACAGTGATAACAGACACACCTGAAATAGAACGAATAGGTTTAAGTCTGAGTAAACTAAGAACCTCCTCTCTTTCATCGTCTGTAGCAACCGCCAAGATCTCAGAGTTACGAGGAAAATTTTTCAAACCAAACTCGCGACACGCCCAAAGCTTCACCCTAGTTAGATCTTGGTCATCAGCGAATTCACCTGAAATTAACTTATCCAGAATAGCTCGACAGACTTCCCTATTTGACATCTAAACACCAAGAACAAATCAAACAATATCCAATAAAAAGTAAAATTGCTAGTCAATAAAAACTTTATTGAACTTGATCTTTTCTCTGCACGTTTTCAAGTTTTTTTTGTTCCATGATTTTTTGTTCTATAGCTTGCTCTAGATAGGACTCTTTCTTCAAATCAGTAATATCCCTAGAAATTCCCATCATACCAATTATATTACCATCTTCATCAAAACGTGGGATTTTTGTAACAGAAACCCATATTTCAGAACCATATAAACCTTTGAATTTCTCTATTTTATTAATCATCCTACCTGTTCTAATAAGCTCTTCATCTTCTTCAAAAACCTTCCTCGCCTCATCCTCTGGTAGAAAATCAAAATCTGTTTTACCAATCATATCCTCTGGCCTAGCATTTAAATAAGCAGCCTTGGATTTATTAACCATAACAAACTTGTTATGCGCATCCTTGAAATAAACAGAATCAGGGATGTTATCCATCAAAGTCTGAAGAAGCTCATGCTCCTTCATAAGTCTAATCTCAGCCTGTTTCCTATCACTAATATCCCTGATTATCAAAACAAAATTAACAACCTCATCATACTCTGTCTGAAGGAAAAAAGAGCTTATCTCAACATTCAATATATTACCATCTTTGTTTTTTATCTCTGTCTCATGGGTTTTAGCAACTCTACCTGAGAGTAACTCCTCAAATTGCTTAACAACTATAGACAAAGACTTCGGGGTTAACAAACCAAGGTTAAGAAAATTAGATCCAACCATATCTTCTCTTTTACACCCAAATATCTGTAAAACCCGGTTGTTGACATCAAGTATTTCACCACGGGCATCCAAAACCATCAACCCATCTGTTGTATACTCAAAAAGCCCCCTATACTTTTGTTCACTTTCCTTTAACTTTTTCTCGGCTTTTTTACGCTCAGTTATATCCTGAATCAACGCCATCATTATAGGTTTCCCTTTCATCCTAAACAAAGAAAAACTGATTTGAACAGGAACATAAGAACCATCCTTGCGTATATTCTCTGTTTCAATATTATAACCACCTCTCGCAGAAATATCCTCAACAAGCTGAGACCAATCAACAGACACAGGCAATATATCCTGGAGAGACATACGAATTAATTCATCCCAAGAATAACCCAGAAGCTCACAGGATTTAAGATTAGCCTCAAGAACCTTACCATCAAGTGTCGTTAAAAAAACCGCTGCATTAACCTGTTCAAAAAGGGTTTGGTACCTACCATCCAAATCAACCGAACCAAGTCTTTTTTCGCTATTAATGAACGTGTTTGTTTCATTTTTTTGCAGCATATGCATCCCATACAAAATAAACATCTAACACTA from Candidatus Thermoplasmatota archaeon harbors:
- a CDS encoding PAS domain-containing protein, translating into MLQKNETNTFINSEKRLGSVDLDGRYQTLFEQVNAAVFLTTLDGKVLEANLKSCELLGYSWDELIRMSLQDILPVSVDWSQLVEDISARGGYNIETENIRKDGSYVPVQISFSLFRMKGKPIMMALIQDITERKKAEKKLKESEQKYRGLFEYTTDGLMVLDARGEILDVNNRVLQIFGCKREDMVGSNFLNLGLLTPKSLSIVVKQFEELLSGRVAKTHETEIKNKDGNILNVEISSFFLQTEYDEVVNFVLIIRDISDRKQAEIRLMKEHELLQTLMDNIPDSVYFKDAHNKFVMVNKSKAAYLNARPEDMIGKTDFDFLPEDEARKVFEEDEELIRTGRMINKIEKFKGLYGSEIWVSVTKIPRFDEDGNIIGMMGISRDITDLKKESYLEQAIEQKIMEQKKLENVQRKDQVQ
- a CDS encoding tRNA uridine(34) 5-carboxymethylaminomethyl modification radical SAM/GNAT enzyme Elp3, coding for MSNREVCRAILDKLISGEFADDQDLTRVKLWACREFGLKNFPRNSEILAVATDDEREEVLSLLRLKPIRSISGVSVITVMPKPFPCPKDDPCVYCPGGPCFGTPQSYTGSEPAGRRAFENDFDPYKQVKSRIEQFKIMGHAVDKVELIIFGGTITAYPVDYLEWFVTQCLNAMSGADAKTIEQAQVAAENASIRNSDITIETRPDCFKESHVDFMLRLGATRVELGVQSVYDDVYKLVNRGHTVKDVVEATRIAKDSGFAVIYHMMPGLIGSNFDRDLKAFETIFCDDRFKPDAIKIYPTLVMPGTKLYNMWKQGDYKPYSLDEIIELIIQIKKRVPRWVRIQRIQRDIPANKIAEGVKLGDLRLLVQKQMKKKKVHCKCIRCREVGHVQYKSKRISNKTDVKLVVDRYKASEGEEIFLSFEDVKQDVLIGLLRLRYPSEKAHRLEVKNKRSMLVRELHVYGPLVQVGSDAEKNEWQHRGWGERLMQEGERISKEEFNANKIIVLAGIGTRNYYRRLGYEREGPYMVKNI
- a CDS encoding helix-turn-helix domain-containing protein encodes the protein MPKVTLNLNDFKALASEVRLDILRTLDGKKLSLNEIETATKLHKMTLHEHLSKLVESGFVNKIEREGHKWVYYKLSWKGESLIHPENTKIVILFSTTFITLFLGIIGLIHIVQNITASQISHTIITKGPTQDISSSTGLFFGSDPILIYVTIICLILFIIFMIISLWRYKKNKIPKL